The following are encoded in a window of Arthrobacter sp. OAP107 genomic DNA:
- a CDS encoding glycosyltransferase family 1 protein, giving the protein MKIVIDARFTRTDHHDGISRYGSSLIAAVSKIADVSMLISDPRQLALLPDVPHTLISSPLSPAELFVARKVNRLGADVVVCPMQTMGTWGRKYGLVLTLHDLIYYEHPAPPGFLPAPVRILWRLYHKAFWPQRVLLNRADVVATISRTTEALMAKYRLTSRPVRIVSNAPQPAQQPRDPEAAPEKTLLYMGSFMPYKNVETMLAGMAGLPDYTLHLLSRITPHRRAELEAQIPAGANVVFHNGVTDDEYAAMLNRATALVTLSKAEGYGLPLVEAMALGTPVIASDIPIFREVGAGAATYVATESAPEFTAAVRSLADRQHWQDISRRSVTRAEQFSWDESARQLVDVAAEVMALRRK; this is encoded by the coding sequence GTGAAAATAGTGATCGATGCCCGGTTCACCCGGACGGACCACCACGACGGCATCAGCCGCTACGGCTCCAGCCTCATCGCGGCCGTCTCCAAGATCGCCGACGTGTCCATGCTCATCAGCGACCCGCGGCAACTGGCGCTGCTCCCCGATGTTCCCCACACCCTCATCAGCAGCCCGCTCTCCCCCGCGGAACTCTTCGTGGCCCGGAAGGTGAACCGGCTCGGGGCTGATGTGGTGGTGTGCCCCATGCAGACCATGGGCACGTGGGGACGCAAATACGGCCTGGTGCTCACCCTGCACGACCTCATCTACTACGAGCACCCGGCACCCCCGGGCTTCCTGCCGGCACCGGTCCGCATCCTGTGGCGCCTCTACCACAAGGCGTTCTGGCCCCAGCGAGTCCTGCTCAACCGTGCCGATGTCGTCGCCACCATCAGCAGGACCACCGAGGCCCTGATGGCCAAGTACCGCCTGACCAGCCGTCCGGTCCGCATCGTCAGCAACGCCCCGCAGCCGGCCCAGCAGCCCCGCGACCCGGAAGCGGCGCCGGAGAAGACCCTGCTCTACATGGGCTCATTCATGCCCTATAAGAACGTCGAAACCATGCTCGCCGGAATGGCCGGCCTGCCTGACTACACACTGCATCTGCTCAGCCGGATCACGCCGCACCGCCGCGCCGAGCTTGAGGCGCAGATCCCCGCCGGAGCGAACGTCGTGTTCCATAACGGAGTGACCGACGACGAATACGCGGCGATGCTGAACCGCGCCACCGCCCTGGTCACGCTGTCCAAGGCCGAGGGCTACGGCCTGCCCCTGGTGGAGGCCATGGCACTGGGCACCCCGGTGATCGCCAGCGACATCCCGATCTTCCGCGAGGTGGGAGCGGGCGCCGCCACCTACGTTGCGACCGAATCAGCCCCCGAGTTCACCGCCGCCGTCCGCAGCCTCGCGGACCGGCAGCACTGGCAGGACATCTCCCGGCGGTCTGTGACGAGGGCAGAGCAGTTCAGCTGGGACGAATCCGCCCGCCAGCTGGTGGACGTTGCGGCAGAGGTCATGGCACTGCGCCGCAAGTAG
- a CDS encoding alpha/beta hydrolase, with protein MRTTDSEPATAPSFVSSGLAARTRAATVQLAGSNVAYWVYEPEKTTPDTRTILVIHGFRGDHHGLLRVADQLTEMRLIMPDLPGFGSSGAFTDAGHSVERYGRFISDFLAALGLGPDTVLLGHSFGSIVAAHFVAAHPEAVWPLILVNPIAAPALEGPKGLMTRLAVLYYRLSARLPRPLGLALLRSPLIVRVMSAAMAKTKDKDLLRFIHGQHHAYFSAFANRDSLLESFTASVSSNVAEIAPRLTLPVLLIAGEKDEIALLRDQHRLASLLPDATLDVIPGVGHLIHYETPGPAAGFIRRFLKDHSA; from the coding sequence ATGAGAACAACCGACTCCGAGCCCGCCACCGCACCATCCTTCGTCAGCAGCGGACTCGCCGCCCGCACCCGTGCCGCCACCGTGCAGCTGGCGGGCAGCAACGTTGCCTACTGGGTGTACGAACCGGAAAAGACCACGCCGGACACCCGCACCATCCTGGTCATCCACGGTTTCCGCGGCGACCACCACGGCCTGCTGCGGGTCGCCGACCAGCTGACTGAGATGCGGCTGATCATGCCGGACCTCCCCGGGTTTGGCAGCTCCGGAGCATTTACCGACGCGGGCCACAGCGTGGAACGCTACGGCCGGTTCATCAGCGACTTTCTGGCGGCGCTGGGACTGGGCCCGGACACCGTCCTGCTGGGCCACTCGTTCGGCTCCATCGTCGCCGCCCACTTCGTCGCAGCCCATCCGGAGGCGGTCTGGCCGCTCATCCTGGTCAACCCCATCGCCGCGCCCGCACTGGAAGGCCCGAAGGGCCTCATGACCCGGCTGGCAGTGCTGTACTACCGCCTCTCGGCGCGGCTCCCCCGCCCCCTCGGCCTCGCGCTCCTGCGCAGTCCGCTCATCGTGCGGGTCATGAGCGCGGCCATGGCCAAGACGAAGGACAAGGACCTGCTCCGCTTCATTCACGGCCAGCACCACGCGTACTTCAGTGCGTTCGCCAACCGGGACAGTCTGCTGGAATCCTTCACCGCGTCCGTCAGCAGCAATGTGGCCGAGATTGCGCCGCGGCTCACCCTGCCCGTGCTGCTCATCGCCGGCGAAAAGGACGAGATCGCCCTGCTGCGGGACCAGCACCGGCTTGCCTCCCTGCTCCCCGACGCAACGCTCGATGTCATCCCGGGCGTCGGACACCTGATCCACTACGAAACGCCCGGGCCTGCCGCAGGATTCATCCGCCGCTTCCTTAAGGACCACTCCGCGTGA
- a CDS encoding aldo/keto reductase, which yields MTTSPRLSLNNGVLIDQLGFGLYKVPPKGTANLVATALEAGYRHFDTAAMYGNESGVARGLVEVFAAEASTGGSGEAAPGTSREDLFITTKVWNDDHGYDATLRAFDTSMINLGLEYVDMYLIHWPCAKRGLFQETYRALETLYREGKVRAIGVSNFLPQHLDQLLETAEVVPAVNQIELHPWLQQAELREKHRGLGIRTEAWSPLGRGQVLEDPVIGALAAEHKVSPAQVVLRWQIQLGNITIPKASSAARIRENLDVFGFELSDLDMADIEALERGYRTGSHPDNVN from the coding sequence ATGACTACCTCACCCCGGCTCAGCCTGAACAACGGCGTGCTGATCGACCAGTTGGGCTTCGGGCTGTACAAGGTTCCGCCGAAAGGCACCGCCAACCTGGTGGCCACGGCCCTGGAAGCCGGGTACCGCCATTTCGACACGGCTGCCATGTACGGGAACGAATCAGGGGTGGCGCGCGGACTGGTCGAGGTATTCGCCGCTGAAGCCTCCACCGGCGGTTCGGGTGAGGCCGCCCCGGGCACCTCGCGCGAGGACCTCTTCATCACCACCAAGGTGTGGAACGACGACCACGGCTACGACGCGACGCTGCGGGCGTTCGATACGTCGATGATTAATCTCGGCCTGGAATACGTGGATATGTACCTGATCCACTGGCCGTGTGCGAAGCGCGGGCTGTTCCAGGAGACCTACCGCGCCCTGGAGACGCTGTACCGCGAGGGCAAGGTGCGCGCCATCGGCGTCTCCAACTTCCTGCCGCAGCACCTGGACCAGCTACTGGAAACAGCCGAGGTGGTGCCGGCCGTCAACCAGATCGAACTCCATCCCTGGCTGCAGCAGGCCGAGCTGCGGGAGAAGCACCGCGGCCTGGGAATCCGCACCGAGGCGTGGAGCCCCCTGGGCCGCGGACAGGTCCTGGAGGACCCCGTCATCGGTGCCCTTGCGGCCGAACACAAGGTGAGCCCGGCCCAGGTGGTCCTGCGCTGGCAGATCCAGCTGGGCAACATCACCATTCCCAAGGCCAGCTCCGCGGCCCGGATCCGGGAAAACCTCGACGTCTTCGGCTTTGAGCTCTCAGACCTGGACATGGCGGACATCGAAGCCCTGGAGCGCGGATACCGCACCGGCTCCCACCCCGACAACGTCAACTAG
- a CDS encoding VOC family protein translates to MKITRQIVVFDAADLPAESTFWAGLLGGTVDAEDDWHTVSVDGNARLGFQLAPNHVPPEWPDGNPQQIHLDLYVEDVASAHDEAISLGARLLKPAEDITSAEGFQVYADPAGHPFCLCWG, encoded by the coding sequence ATGAAAATCACCAGACAGATCGTTGTGTTCGACGCCGCCGACCTTCCTGCCGAGAGCACCTTCTGGGCCGGCCTGCTGGGCGGCACCGTGGATGCCGAGGATGACTGGCACACTGTCAGCGTCGACGGAAACGCGCGCCTGGGCTTCCAGCTCGCGCCGAACCACGTGCCGCCGGAATGGCCCGACGGGAATCCGCAGCAGATCCACCTCGACCTCTATGTCGAGGATGTCGCGTCCGCCCACGATGAGGCCATCTCCCTCGGTGCACGCCTGCTGAAGCCGGCGGAGGACATCACCTCCGCCGAGGGCTTCCAGGTCTACGCGGACCCCGCCGGCCACCCCTTCTGCCTCTGCTGGGGCTGA